ATAAGGATTATCAATTTATTGACAGAAAATGGATATCATATACATTAATCTTAATATTATGATTATTGTATATGAGGTGCTATATGTTTAAAGATAAAAAATGATTCGATTTGGTTTATGGTTATTTGTCTCTTTATCTGTAATTCAGTTTACTATTGGTTATATAAAAGGATATTATAAAGCTTCTACAGGTAATGAATTATTAATTTCAGAAACATGGAAAACAGTATTATTAGATGTTCCTGAAGGAATACTTGTTATTTTAGGAGCAATTGCTTTATATCAATTTATAAAAAAAACACCAGAAAAAACGGCATCTATGTAGATGTCGTTTTTTTGATAGATTTTAAATATGGAAATTATCAAGTACATTGTCTTTTTCTTCTTTATTAATTCCAATGTATTTTAGTGTGATTTGGGGTGTACTATGATTTAGAATTTCTTGCAACATGGCTACATCTTTTGTTTGTTTATAGAACCAATAGCCGAAGGTTTTGCGCATTGTGTGAGTACCAATGGATTCTACACCAGCAAAATCTCCGGCTTTTTGCAATTGTCGATAAGTCTGGATTTTACTAATGGGTTGATCTCCTTTTCGTGAAGGGAATAACCAGGTACTTTTTAGGGCTTGGGCATACGAATAGACTTCATCAAAAATAGAAGTAAGATTAATCATGCGTTCTTTCTTTGTTTTTCCTTCTTTGATTTTGAATTCTTTTCTCTTTTTTCGTTTTAGTTTTACTATGGTTTGTGTTTCGAGTTGAAGTAGATCACTAATACGTAATCCAGTATGAATGCCAATTAAAAATAGAATATAGTCTCGTTCGGAACAATGACGTTTAAGAGCCCATTTCATATCTTCGATCTGTTCTTTGCTTCGGATAGGTTGGACATCAATGAGATGTGGTTTTTTAATCATGTGTTTTGACCTCTTTATTTATAGTGTTTTGAATGTATACTTTTGTTATATATTTTGAGGATATCAGGGGAATTGGGATTAAGTCAATGTTTAAGGGGATTCGAATGTAAACTAATATGCAAAAGTTTACTTTCAATATTAGTAAAAAAAGAATCCTAAATTAATAGAACTCTTTTTTTCTTGAATATAAAATTTAATATTAAAGGTTAACTATATTACTTTCTCCATTAGAGAGTTTTATATAAACTTTAGTTGAACCACTTGGAGCTTTATAATCGGCTTTACCAAATAAACCATCTGAAACTGTCCAAAGTTTAAATGTCTTTGTAGGTCCATTATGCCAGCTTCCATTTTGATAATATTCAAAAGAAGCACTTACAGAACCAGAATATTCACTTGGATAAGACTTATCTGCCCAAATGTTCCAAGTAACTCCTCCACCAACATTTTTATAACTGTCTCCTATACTATGATTTTGAGCCGCTTCTACTTTATTTGGTTCATTAATACCAAATAAAGTGAAACCAAATACGAATGTAAATGCAAGTAACATCGAAACTAATTTTTTCATAAATACCCTCCTAAAAAGTTCTTTATATACCTTAAATTACCATAAAAAGATATTTTTATCAATTAATATATTTAATAATTAATAAAATATAAAAGATATTAAAGTTTATTTTATTAAAAATGTGCGAAGTCTATTAACAGAATTCGCACCAACAATAAAACAATAGCAATCCATAGGAGTTAGGAAAGTGCTTTTTATATGTGGAGTTAAAATTTCACCTAGTTAATTTATTTACTCTCAAGATACTCCAAGTAGCTATAGATTCAAAGAAAACGTATTATTTACAAGTTTTTACTATGTCTTATGGTCAATAATTAATTAGAAGAGTTTTAAAGTATGAATTAATAAAGGGGTATGTGTAGCAATGGAACCAAAACTTACGTTAAGTATTAGTGGACATGAAAGCCCCATTTCGGGTATTATGATGTCCGCTAATGATACTTATAGGCCTCACCATACATGCCCATCAACTTAAGAACGGAAACTCAATTTATTATTAAAGAGTTTTATAAGTCTAAGGTGGTTTTTAAGCTTATAAAACCCTCTCGAAGAAAAAATAAAGAATCTTGTTTTAACTTTAGGGGGGTTATTTATCTAGGGATTTTAGTTTCTTTTCAACCTTCAATATTAGGAGGAAAATTAGTACAAACATTAATCCTAAAATAGTAAAGAGTGCATACTCAAATCTTGTAATTATAAAACTTAAAATGCTGCCCAATACCCCTATTAAAAAGCCACATATAATTAGCAATTTTCCACTATATGCATTACCTTTTTTCCAAAGAAACGAGTTTTTCATTGAGCGACCCGTACGGTAACCATATATCCCATTAATTTCTTTTGGCGGTTTGTAGAGTAATGCCAATCCAGCACAGATGAAAATTACTCCTGTGAGTACACTTATCCCGATATTTACAAGTACTGTTTCCATCTTATCAGCCCCTTTGAAAAATCTAATAAATTACAGATTTAGTATATCATAGTCCGTTGGTAATAAATTGGAATTTAGGGAAAGGGGAAATTTAGGGTTCTGGTGCAAAAATGTTAGTTAGAAACATAGAGTAGCAATTTCCTCTTCATTTCTATCTTGGGGTAAAGCCGAGATACGTGTAAAAATAGGTCATGGACTTACTTTTATTTCCACTCGTGAGATTATGAGAAAAAATATAAATGTAATAATAACCATGTTCATAACTTAAGAGTTTTGGAACAAATATTGGGTTTAAGAAATATTGACAGGCTGCTTTTTTGATAAAAAGCGCTTTTTTAATTTTGTTCCGCAATCGGGCCATTTAGTTGAGGAAGGATTTTAAAATTTACACACAGAATTATTTTGTGTGAAGAAAAGGGGGGAAAGAATTGAACCATGATTTTTATCGCTCATTATTTCCTATATTAGCTACCCACACACACCTAGCTAGTTGTTCCCAAGGTGCATTAGCAAAGTCTGTTTCAAAAGCTATTGAGGAATATCATAATAGCCTACTTCTGTCAGGGAGTAATTGGAATGAAGCAATAAGTAAAGTGGATGAGACTAGGGTGAAATTTGCTGAACTTATTGGAGCCGAAACAGGTGAGGTTGCTGTATTATGTTCTGTTTCTGATGCTATTTCTGCTATTGCAGCTTCCCTTCCTTATCAGCAAGAGAAAAATAAAATCATGTTTACGGATATAGATTTTCCAACTGTCGGTCATATATGGTTTGCACAAGAACAATTTAAGGATAATGTTTCCGTAATTCGTTCTTCCAATGGGGAAATATCTCTGGAACAATATGAAAAAGAAATAACAACTGATACGCTTATTACATGTATTCCCCATGTGAATTATTACAACGGATATAAACAAAACGTTAGAGAGATTGCTGAGATTGCGCATAGAAAAGGCTCGCTTTTATTCGTCGATGCTTACCAATCAGCAGGACATATTCCGATTGATGTGAAAGAGATGGAGATTGATATATTAGCAACGGGAACTCGTAAATACATGTTAGGTATTCCCGGCGTAGCGTTTTTGTATATAAAAAAAGAACTAGCAGAGCAATTGAAACCAAGAGTTACTGGATGGCGTGGACAAGAGCAAGCATCTTCTTTTGACATTTATAATCCTGTTTTTGCAATGGGGGCTCGTCGATTTGAAACAGGTACACCTTCTTTTATAAGTATATATGCGGCTTATGAGGCACTAAAATTGTTACTTGAGGTTGGGATAAGTAATATTGAAACCTATTTAAAAGAGCTAACCCAATTCACCATACATTATGGACAAGAAAAAGGATTGCATCTCATTGGACCACAATCTATTGATAATAGGACGAGTTTGATGTCTTTTCATGTTGAAAATGCATCAAAAGTGGAAGCGATGTTAAGAGATAAAAATATTATTGTTTCTGCAAGAAAAGATGTTATAAGAATTGCCCCTCATTTCTATACCCTTAAAAATGAAATAAAATGTGCAATAGATGAACTTGTAATCTTAAAAAATAGGGGTTAAACAAATATTTACTCCAGAAAGCCTGAATTGCGGACCCACACAATACATAACGATCTTCAGCAAACGGGCGCTTTAATGGAGCAACGAAAAAAGCCTAATTTCTCAATTTTAATGAGAAATTGGGCTTTTTATATTTACTTATAGTGCAAAATAGCGCTTAAAATAGGTGCAAAATAACTCCTAAAGTGACAGTACTGATTTTATCACACCTCTATGCCATGTTCAAAACTTTTTAAGTTATGAACATGGCTATTGTTAGAATTGCATTTTTTTACAATCTTTCGAGTGGAGAGTAAATAGACATATGCATATTAGGAAATATAAATTTACAGACGTGGTCTTGATAGTTTTCTATATGGGGTCACGATATCCCAAAAAAATTGTACGTTTAGACACACTTTAGACAAAAAATAACAGATTCTCTGTACATTAAATTTAGCAATTATATTTCTCAACTTAACTGACAAGATTTTACTTCTTGTCAGTTACATAAAATGGTATTTTAAGTATGCTGTTAAATATTTTTAAAGGGGGATACGTAATTTGAATTCTAAATCTATCATCGAAAAAGAGGTACAAGACAATCAATATATCGATATTCGTAACATATGTAGCATAAATGGTTCTGCTACATTTGATCCTAATACTAATATTACAACCTTAACAGAAGCTATAAATACTCAAGCAGGTGCGATTGCTGGAAAAACTGCCTTAGATATGAAACGTGATTTTACTCTCGTAGCAGATATATACTTAGGATCTAACAGCAGTGGGGCTGATGGTATTGCTATAGCGTTTCATAGAGGATCAATTGGTTTTATCGGTACTATGGGCGGAGGATTAGGAATTCTAGGAGCACCAAACGGGATAGGATTTGAAATAGATACGTATTGGAAAGCATCTTCAGATGAAACAGGGGATTCATTTGGGCATGGTCAAATGAATGGACCACATGCAGGTTTTGTGAGTACAGATCGAAAAGCAAGCTATTTAACAGCCTTAGCTCCTATGCAAAGAATAGCTCCACCTAATGGTCAATGGAGGGTGTTAACTATTAAGTGGGATGCGCGTAACAACAAACTAACAGCAAGTCTTCAAGAGAAGAACAATGATGCCTCTACTAAATCTGCTACACCAAGATATCAAACATGGGAGTTATTAAATCCTGCATTTGATTTAAATCAGAAATATACTTTTGTTATTGGCTCAGCTACAGGGGCTGCTAATAACAAGCATCAAATTGGAGTTACTTTGTTTGAAGCATACTTTACAAAACCAACTATAGAGGCAAACCCTGTTGATATTGAACTAGGTACAGCGTTTGATCCATTAAACTATGAGCCAATTGGACTCAAGGCAACAGATGAAGTGGATGGAGATATAACAAAGGACATTACGGTAGAATTTAATGACGTAGATACCTCTAAACCAGGTGCATATCGTGTAACATATAAAGTAGAAAATAGTTATGGAGAAAGTGACGAAAAAACAATTGCCGTTACGGTACCTGTTATTGATGATGGGTGGGAGAATGGCGATCCGACAGGATGGAAATTCTTCTCTGGTGAAACCATTACTCTAGAAGAAGATGAAGAGAATGCTCTTAATGGAAAATGGGTATTTTATGCTGATAAACATGTAGCAATATACAAACAAGTAGAGTTGAAGAATAATACCCCTTATCAAATTACAGTATATGTTAAACCAGAAGATGAAGGAACTGTAGCACACCATATTGTTAAAGTATCTTTCAAATCGGATTCTGCTGGTCAAGAAAGTGAAGAGATTCTAAATGAAAGATTAATTGATGCAGAACAGATACAAAAAGGATACAGAAAGTTAACAAGTATTCCATTTACACCAACAACAATTGTTCCCAACAAAAAACCAGTGATAATTGTTGAAAACTTTTTACCAGGATGGATAGGTGGAGTTAGAATCATTGTAGAGCCTACAAAGTAAGACTTGTAAACCAGCTTCTAATAAATGTATTTAAAAAAAGAAGAAACACAGAGATTTTTAGCTCTGTGTTTCTTCCAGTTTACGCTGATTGATTGCTCGATAAAGAGAACCTTGTGTTATACCAGTCCCCTCTACTATTTCTTTAATTGAATATCCTTCACTACCGTACATACGTAATGCAATTGAAAGCTTTTTTTCTAATTTTGGTCTACCTAACTTCTTACTTTACCAGTTCCACAATCAAATTCTTTTCTAATTCTGCAATGACACACATCATTTGTAATGTATCCTTACCTGTGGAAGTTCTTGAATCCATATTCTCATTCAATAAATCTACAACACCTGCTCATAGACCTTTTATATAAAAACAAATTAATTGATTCCTTAACGTACAGGATACCAGCTATTTTGTGTCTAAATTGTGTCTAAACGTACAATTTTCTTTTTTTGATATGGTGACCCCATGTCCATCAACTTAAGAAATTCGTTGTTACCCCAAACTGAAAAAATGAGCTGAATTGTAGATAGGTAAAAACTTTCGTTTAGGGGGGACTTCATAACCCTAGCTTGATAGCGATGTGGCGCTAACCCTTTTACTAATAATGTTACAAATATCCACGAAAAACAACGTTTGGTAAAAAAATATATTGCTACGACCTAGTTTTACACGTATCTCGGCTGAACCCCTATATTTTCTTTTGGAATGAATGAAACAAATGCCGTAAAACTCCATGTCTGATCTGTAATGTTTTCTACAATATAGCTAATTGTTGCGTACATTAAGTTGTTATATAAGAAAGCTGTACGAAACGGTGCATCAAGTGGTAAATGCTTTATTTTTTCAACGATGTTTTTTCGAGTCAAGGAAGAGTTGTACCAAAGAGCATCATGACGACTTACTCCAGAGCGGTGGGAAGCTAAATCTCGAGCTGTAATTTGTGAGCTTGCAAATACATCAAATAAAGAGAAGGTAGGAATATAAGATTGAACAGGAGCATCCCAATCAACCTTTTTTTGCTATGCTAATAGGCTTAAAGAAAGTGTACCAAATGCTTTTGTCGCAGAGCCGATTGCAAAGTGTGTTTGAGGAGTAGCCGCCTCTTGTTGTTCTAAATTTCGATAGCCAAATCCTTCTGAAACAATGATTTCACCATCTTTTATAACTGCTACAGCAGCCCCAGGAACGTGTAGATCTGTCATCATTTTTTCAATTGTTGTTTATAATGAACTAATAACAGGAGTTTCAATTTTAGACATGCTTCTAACCTCCAAATATTATTTTATACTTCCGTACTATAGTTTCTTTGATAAGAATTGAAATCGCTCTCGAAATATGGAAAGTTAAGAATTTTGTAAGAATCGCTGAAATGGATATTTCGTATTAGATTTCTGTTAATACTTACTATATTGAAATATTTTTTAATAAGTCGTACTGAGAATTTTGCATGCAGAATTATTTTTTGTATGATAAACTCCATATAGGAAATAGATTCCAACAAAATAAAAAGCCAATCGTATTGGCGTACTGAAAGGCTTTTTCATGTCTATTATATCCGATTTTATTGGCTATAGTACATAAAAAGTTGGAACTTGTAAAATTGTTCGTGTTTTTTCTCTAGCTTATAGGGGTAGCACGCCATATCCATCAAGCTAACAAGGACGAGTTACCCCAAAACGATAAAAACGATCAACATGCAAAGATTTTTCGTTCTGGGGGTATTATGATATCTTAACTTGATGGGTGCACGGTTAG
This genomic stretch from Bacillus pseudomycoides harbors:
- a CDS encoding DUF3937 family protein encodes the protein MIRFGLWLFVSLSVIQFTIGYIKGYYKASTGNELLISETWKTVLLDVPEGILVILGAIALYQFIKKTPEKTASM
- a CDS encoding tyrosine-type recombinase/integrase; this translates as MIKKPHLIDVQPIRSKEQIEDMKWALKRHCSERDYILFLIGIHTGLRISDLLQLETQTIVKLKRKKRKEFKIKEGKTKKERMINLTSIFDEVYSYAQALKSTWLFPSRKGDQPISKIQTYRQLQKAGDFAGVESIGTHTMRKTFGYWFYKQTKDVAMLQEILNHSTPQITLKYIGINKEEKDNVLDNFHI
- a CDS encoding SdpI family protein — protein: METVLVNIGISVLTGVIFICAGLALLYKPPKEINGIYGYRTGRSMKNSFLWKKGNAYSGKLLIICGFLIGVLGSILSFIITRFEYALFTILGLMFVLIFLLILKVEKKLKSLDK
- a CDS encoding aminotransferase class V-fold PLP-dependent enzyme gives rise to the protein MNHDFYRSLFPILATHTHLASCSQGALAKSVSKAIEEYHNSLLLSGSNWNEAISKVDETRVKFAELIGAETGEVAVLCSVSDAISAIAASLPYQQEKNKIMFTDIDFPTVGHIWFAQEQFKDNVSVIRSSNGEISLEQYEKEITTDTLITCIPHVNYYNGYKQNVREIAEIAHRKGSLLFVDAYQSAGHIPIDVKEMEIDILATGTRKYMLGIPGVAFLYIKKELAEQLKPRVTGWRGQEQASSFDIYNPVFAMGARRFETGTPSFISIYAAYEALKLLLEVGISNIETYLKELTQFTIHYGQEKGLHLIGPQSIDNRTSLMSFHVENASKVEAMLRDKNIIVSARKDVIRIAPHFYTLKNEIKCAIDELVILKNRG
- a CDS encoding lectin-like domain-containing protein — protein: MNSKSIIEKEVQDNQYIDIRNICSINGSATFDPNTNITTLTEAINTQAGAIAGKTALDMKRDFTLVADIYLGSNSSGADGIAIAFHRGSIGFIGTMGGGLGILGAPNGIGFEIDTYWKASSDETGDSFGHGQMNGPHAGFVSTDRKASYLTALAPMQRIAPPNGQWRVLTIKWDARNNKLTASLQEKNNDASTKSATPRYQTWELLNPAFDLNQKYTFVIGSATGAANNKHQIGVTLFEAYFTKPTIEANPVDIELGTAFDPLNYEPIGLKATDEVDGDITKDITVEFNDVDTSKPGAYRVTYKVENSYGESDEKTIAVTVPVIDDGWENGDPTGWKFFSGETITLEEDEENALNGKWVFYADKHVAIYKQVELKNNTPYQITVYVKPEDEGTVAHHIVKVSFKSDSAGQESEEILNERLIDAEQIQKGYRKLTSIPFTPTTIVPNKKPVIIVENFLPGWIGGVRIIVEPTK